The Comamonas testosteroni genome contains the following window.
TCACGTTATCCAGCACCCGCTTCCAGGGCAGCAGACGCGCATCCTGAAACATGATGCGCGTATCCCTGTTCTGCCGGCGCTGCTCGCGCGCATCGCCCGCATCGATCAGCAATTGCCCCGCACTGGCCTCTTCCAGCCCGGCCACAAGGCGCAGCAAGGTGGACTTGCCGCAGCCGCTGCGCCCAACGATGGCGATGAACTCGCCGGGCTGTACATCGAGCTGCACCTGTTTGAGCACTTCACGCTCGCCATAGCGCTTGGTCAGCTGCAGCGTCTGCAGATGCACACCCTGGGCCGCTTTCTGCTGCACATCCGGCTGCTTGCTGTTGCCCTGCTGCTCTTCTTCCTCATCCTTGGTCCGCTGCCACAGCTTTCCACTCGCCTGCAAGGCCTCGGCCTCGTCCCAGGAAGCCTCCCAGGCCACCAGCGGCTGACGCGCATTCAGCGCACCTGCACCCACCAGCGACTGCGTCAAACGACTCCACAAACTGCTCATCACCAACTCCCGTCTTTGTCTGTTCAAAACTGGCGCAGCACATGCGCGTGACAGCGAGCAAGCGCCGCCGCGCAGCGAGGCTGTCGTCCCCCTCCGGGGGAAGCCGCACCGCGGCTCAGGGTGCTCCATAGCTCGGATGCCAGCGCAGCCACCAGCGCTCGAGCGAACGGGCAAACACATCGGCCAGCTTGCCCAGGATTGCGTAGAGCAAGATGCCCACCAGCACCACGTCGGTCTGCAGGAACTCACGTGCATTCATGGTCAGGTAGCCGATACCTGCCTGGGCCGAGATGGTCTCGGCCACGATCAGAATCACCCACATCAGGCCCAGCGAAAAACGCAAGCCCACGAGGATGGAAGACAGCGCTCCCGGCAAGACGATGTCGCGATACAGCTGCCAGCGCGTGAGACCGTAGCTGCGGCCCATCTCGATCAGACCCGGATCCACGTTGCGAATGCCGTGAAAGGTGTTCAGATAGATGGGAAAGAACACCGAGACGCTGATCAGAAACAGCTTGGCCGATTCGTCGATGCCGAACCACAGAATGACCAGCGGAATCAGCGCCAGCGCGGGGATGTTGCGCACCATCTGGATCGTGGAATCGAGCAGCGTCTCGGCCCAGCGCAGCGAGCCTGTGAGCAAACCCAGCAGCAAGCCCAGGCTGCCGCCAATGGCCAGCCCCGCCAGCGCACGCCCGGCACTGACCTTGACATGGGTCCATAACTCGCCCGACTCTGCCAGAGCCCAGGCTGCCCGCAACACATCCAGCGGCGCGGGCAGTACCCGTGTGGACAGCCAGCCATAGGCCGATGCGGCCTGCCAGGCAGCGATCAGCGCGACCGGCAACAGCCAGGGCAGCAGCCGCAAGGCGAACTGACG
Protein-coding sequences here:
- the ssuC gene encoding aliphatic sulfonate ABC transporter permease SsuC; the protein is MSDVQTLTLPSAAQPASPPVPRLELLVRQFALRLLPWLLPVALIAAWQAASAYGWLSTRVLPAPLDVLRAAWALAESGELWTHVKVSAGRALAGLAIGGSLGLLLGLLTGSLRWAETLLDSTIQMVRNIPALALIPLVILWFGIDESAKLFLISVSVFFPIYLNTFHGIRNVDPGLIEMGRSYGLTRWQLYRDIVLPGALSSILVGLRFSLGLMWVILIVAETISAQAGIGYLTMNAREFLQTDVVLVGILLYAILGKLADVFARSLERWWLRWHPSYGAP